The Salinirubellus salinus genome segment GCGTTGCCCCGAGGAGACCGAACCCGACGGCCCGCGACTGGCCGGTCAGCCGTCGGAGCAGGATCCCGACGCTGGCGATGAAGAGGAGAGTGAAGAGGAACGAGAACAGGTACCTCGAGGGCGCGAGCTCGAATCCTGTCATCGAGAACTCCGCGATGAGCAGATGTTCGAGGGGGTAGAACACCACGGGGGCGCTTCCCTCGATCAGGACCTCCTTGACCATCCCCAGGTGGCCGAGCGAGTCGGCGCGGCTGCGATCGTAGAGGTGGTATCCCCGGTGGAGTGGGAGGAAGAAGAACACACCGTAGTTGGCGGCGAGCAACAGGAAACCAGCCCGCCAACCGCTCCCGAACGCTCCGGCCGCGACGAACAGCAGGGTCGCGGTCACCAGTACGACGGTGAACACGGCCCAGAAGACCGGCGGATAGGCCGCAATCAGTGACGATTCGAAGCCGGTGGCGGGCGGAATTACTACCAGCAGGACGGACTCTACTGCGAACGCGAGGACGCCGACAGTCACGAGGAACCGACGGGATGTAGGTGAACGCAACGGCCGCAACAGGCCGTCCCCGGACTCGTGCTGCGCTGCCGTCTGCCGGGGACTCGTCTCGTCCATCGGACACGAACGTGGAGTGTCCCCGTCGTAATAGCGATTGTGGCGACTGTGCGTTCCGCCCCGCGGCCTGGTCGTCGGTGGAGAGCGGTCGACCGTGATTATCCGACCCCTTACTTTGAGGGGTGGTGCCCCATCTCCCCCAGCGTATGCAGTCCCGGCACGGCCGTCGACACGGCTCTCAGACCGACGTCCGAACGAAGACGACCGAGCGCGTCCGCGGTCGGCGTACCAGAGGGTCGACTGGTGACTGGAACCGACCGACTGACCGCGCCGCCCGTTGTCGGGGGCGAGTGCGTCGATGACGGCGGCGACCAGCAGCCCGGTCCCGACTCGGACCTTCGTTCGAGGCCTGTTCGCTGTCCTGGTGGTCGTCTCCGCGGGGTTCCTCGTCGTCGCCAACAGCAGCGCAGCCGTGGCAGACCCGTACGCGGAACTGCGGGCGCAGGCAGCTCTCCCCCCCGAAGAGCGGACCCCCGTCGCCCCGCCCGCCGACGGAACGACCGTCGTCACGTCCCACCAGGACGGAGACCTGTTCGTCCTGGCTCCGGACGGGACCGTCACGTTCCACACCGGCCGTCACGACGGCTACTGGGACGTCGATCCGGTTCCCGGGGGAGACCGGACGCTCCTGTACGCGGCGACCGACAAGCTGGACTCGAGCGACGCGGCGTGCGAACCCGTCGAACCCGACGGACACTGTGCTCGACAACTGGTCGAACGCGTCGACCTGACTACCGGTGAGGTGACGGTGCTGTACTCCCGCATCGACCCACGGTACCGGGCCTCCGAGTGGCACGACGTCGACCGGCTCGACGACGACCACGTCGTCATCGCGGACATGTACCGGAACGCGGTGACCGTCGTCAACGTGACGAGCGACACCGTCTCTTGGGCCTGGAACCTCCAGTCGTACGCACCGCTGTCGAGCGGCGGTCCGTTCCCCGACGACTGGGCTCACCTCAACGACGTGGAGGTACTCGACGACGGCAGGATCGTGGTCAGTCTCCGGAACCACGATCAGGTCGTCTTCCTCGACCCGCCCGAGGGTGTCCAGGACGAGTGGACGCTCGGGGCCGACGGCGACCACTCGATCCTCTACGAGCAACACAACCCGGACTACATCCCCCGAGAGAACGGCGGCCCGGCCCTCCTCGTCGCGGACTCGGAGCGGAACCTCGTCGTCGAGTACCAGCGACAGGACGGGCGGTGGAACCAGTCGTGGGCCTGGACCGACTCGACGCTCCAGTGGCCCCGCGACGCCGACCGGCTCCCGAACGGGCACACGCTCGTGACCGACACCCACGGCGGCCGAGTCGTCGAGGTCGACCGAGAGGGGCGGGTGACGTGGACCTTCGACCTCCCACGGCCGTACGAGGCGGAGCGACTGGAGACCGGGGACGAGAGTGCCGGTGGGCCGTCGGCAGTCGAGGCGGGCCTCCGTTCGTCGACGGATCTCGATGGGGCGGGTTCGAGCGCTGACGCCCGGTCCACTTCACTACTCGAACAGGCGAAGATTGGCCTCAAGGGGCTGGTCCCGACGAAGGTCGCGAACGGCATCACCAGTGTCGCACCGGTCTGGATGGGTGTGTTCGACCTCCTCGCCGTGCTGGTCGGTGTCCTCGCAGCCGTCTGCTGGGGAGCCGCGGAAAGCTGGTGGGCCGGGTACCGACTCAGGTCGCCGGTCGGGAGGCGATCGTGACCCTGTCCACGCGGGTCACCGTTGGCTTGCGAAATCGCTCATCAGCCGTGGACCCCCCGTCGCCGGGGCGAGACGAACGATCACGTACCGATCTGCTGTCACGGAACCCCCTCGAGTCGGTGTGCGAGGGCGGGAGACTCGGGAGCGGCCCGACCACGTTTCGACTGAAGTGGCGACCGAGAGGTGAGGGTGATGAGTGAACCGGGCCAACAGCCCCGGACAACCACGAGAGAAGCGACGAGTCGACCGGAGTCGGTGGTTGACGGACGCCGTGTGGCGAGTGTCGTCGGCACCCCCGACAGAGGGGACTCGCAGATACGTGTCCAACCGGTGTCGCCGGCCGACGAGCCCGAGTACGAGTCGTTCCTGTCCGACCACCCGTCCACGACCGCCTTCCACACGCTCGAGTGGAGACGGGCCGTCGAGGCGGCCTTCGACTACGATCCTGCCTACCGGATGGTACTCGACCGAGGCCGGCGCGTACTGGCGGCGATTCCGGGATTCCGCGTTCCGGAACTCCTCGGGAGGAGCGTCGTGAACCCCTTCTGTGAGTACGGCTATCCGCTGCTGGCCGAAGGTGTCGACCCGGTCGTGGTACTGGAGGCGCTGGGAGCTTCGCGTGGCCGACTCGACTCGGTCGTCGTGAAAGACTGTCCCTTCTCGGGCGTCCGTGGGTACAGTACGGCGGGGTACGGCGGTATCGAGACCGGGTGTGCGGTCCGGTTGTCGGTCGAACTTCCCTTCGACCGTCTCTGGGAGCGCGTGTTCGACGGAGAGCTCAGACGCAACGTCCGGCGGGCGAGAGACCACGGGATATCGATCGAGGAGAGCGTCGACCTCAGTACGTTCTACGAACTCTACAGGGGCACGATGGAACGGATGGGGAGCCCACAGTTCCCCCGCTCGTTCGTCCGGGAACTCTCCGAGGCGTTCGGTGAGGACTTCAGCCTCCACACAGCCCGAAAGGGTGACGAACACGTAGCGGGCCTCCTGTCGCTGGTCCACGGCGACACCCGCCACCTCCTCCTCAACGGGACGGGCGGGCGTATCGACGACGCCCGGCCGAACCACCTGCTGTACGTCGACTGCATCGAGCGGGCGTGTGCGTCCGATCTCTCGGTGGTCGACTTCGGCCGGACCGAGCCAGGCACGGGGGTACACGAGTTCAAGAAGCAGTTTGGCGGGACGGAGATACCGCTGGCAAGCTTCGTTACCCCTGCGCACAGGGCCTCCCGCGCGGACGTCTCGTCGCTCAAGAGCCTGGAACCGGTGGCCCGGATGCTGAGTCCGGTCGTCACCCATCCTTCGGTTGGACCTCGACTGAAGCGGTTCATCCACGAATGACCGACCACTACCCATCGACACGGAGGCCGGGCCACGTGCTGCTTCACCGTGCACACGGTGCCCACGCATCCAGAGGCTACAGCAACGAGTCCAAGCGACTGGGTCCGCGACAACTGATCACTTCGAAACATGAGTCCAACTGATACTGACCCCGGAGACGGGCGAGCGTCACGCGCGTCAACGGACGCAAACCGTGACGACGTCGGAGTGCACGACGAACGTCGAGCGAGCCGGACGGACCCCCGGGGCCGACGGGTGCCGTGGAGAGCGGCCGCCGAACTGCTGGTCCTCCTCGGGACGAACCTCTACTGGTATCTCAGACACCGAGCCACGAGACGAGCCTTGACCACGAGTCGTGACTGGGATGCGGGGGCGTTCGAGACGGACGCCGACGACTCGGCGGATACTGCACGGCGAGCGTTACTGAACTCGACGACGGACGTGGCGAACGTCCCGCTCGAGGAGGTTCCAGAACAGTTCGGGCGACTCCAGGACCGGGTCGCAGAGCAGGAGAAACTGAACGCCGAACTCCGCGCCACCGCCGCACGCGCGTGGTGGAGGGGCCTAGAGGCTGGAAGGAAACGCGCCGAGGACGGACACGATTCCCCGATCTATCTCGCCGATCCCCCGGAGGCCGACCACGAGATCGCTCGACAGGTCGCCATCCAGGCGGTCGAACACGACCGAGGGGTCGTGGTCGCAGTCGGCCGTGAGGACGGCTCGGTCTCCGTTGGCGTCGGTGGTAATCTGTCGGACACGGTCTCGGCCATCGAAGTCGCGCGCGAGGTGCTGGCGCCTCTGGATGGTTCGGCCGGTGGGTCCGACGAACTGGCGAACGGCGGCGGGAGTGACCCGGAAGCGATACTCGCCTCGGCCCGGGAGGTCGTCGACCGACTTCGGGTGGAACACGGAGCCGGCCAGGTCTGACCGCCACAGCCACGGCACCGGAGAGGA includes the following:
- a CDS encoding arylsulfotransferase family protein; the encoded protein is MTAATSSPVPTRTFVRGLFAVLVVVSAGFLVVANSSAAVADPYAELRAQAALPPEERTPVAPPADGTTVVTSHQDGDLFVLAPDGTVTFHTGRHDGYWDVDPVPGGDRTLLYAATDKLDSSDAACEPVEPDGHCARQLVERVDLTTGEVTVLYSRIDPRYRASEWHDVDRLDDDHVVIADMYRNAVTVVNVTSDTVSWAWNLQSYAPLSSGGPFPDDWAHLNDVEVLDDGRIVVSLRNHDQVVFLDPPEGVQDEWTLGADGDHSILYEQHNPDYIPRENGGPALLVADSERNLVVEYQRQDGRWNQSWAWTDSTLQWPRDADRLPNGHTLVTDTHGGRVVEVDREGRVTWTFDLPRPYEAERLETGDESAGGPSAVEAGLRSSTDLDGAGSSADARSTSLLEQAKIGLKGLVPTKVANGITSVAPVWMGVFDLLAVLVGVLAAVCWGAAESWWAGYRLRSPVGRRS
- a CDS encoding lipid II:glycine glycyltransferase FemX; the protein is MSPADEPEYESFLSDHPSTTAFHTLEWRRAVEAAFDYDPAYRMVLDRGRRVLAAIPGFRVPELLGRSVVNPFCEYGYPLLAEGVDPVVVLEALGASRGRLDSVVVKDCPFSGVRGYSTAGYGGIETGCAVRLSVELPFDRLWERVFDGELRRNVRRARDHGISIEESVDLSTFYELYRGTMERMGSPQFPRSFVRELSEAFGEDFSLHTARKGDEHVAGLLSLVHGDTRHLLLNGTGGRIDDARPNHLLYVDCIERACASDLSVVDFGRTEPGTGVHEFKKQFGGTEIPLASFVTPAHRASRADVSSLKSLEPVARMLSPVVTHPSVGPRLKRFIHE
- a CDS encoding DHH family phosphoesterase gives rise to the protein MTTSRDWDAGAFETDADDSADTARRALLNSTTDVANVPLEEVPEQFGRLQDRVAEQEKLNAELRATAARAWWRGLEAGRKRAEDGHDSPIYLADPPEADHEIARQVAIQAVEHDRGVVVAVGREDGSVSVGVGGNLSDTVSAIEVAREVLAPLDGSAGGSDELANGGGSDPEAILASAREVVDRLRVEHGAGQV